A region of Moorena sp. SIOASIH DNA encodes the following proteins:
- a CDS encoding cytochrome P450 — translation MFQEIAAQIAISPSLPYLATALGITSIAGLLGWRWWQRKNTYKSLELLPCPPKHWLLGNIPQVLAAVKQKKFFQLLFDWSKQLGPIYVLWIDPPILVLSQPKVIENTIVNGIKDGSLVRSKQSRQVLNDLGGAPVMIGENGSEWQWRRQTWNREFNSSGLSKYFEIINQACEQVIAKLHQDAPQTEVKVDFLFVELTMRVIFCLVLGIPVDGKSSSSEGPPLDILKAYEAMSIFGYRVLRLFSGEKIWMKYLPTKASRDYWRAMAYLEGVIGPRVDLALKMRAQNPTNWGQVSPMFQESMLVKIAAKEQKYTRKTLIAEAIELLAAGTDTTAHTLSFAVGELALNPRVFQKAQAVVDQSWQSNGGINTESLKKLNYISGIIKETLRLYSVASGSTSLEAERDTVIEGNLIPRGTIISWSILGAGRDPEVYSNPKEFWPERWLDQGKGSSPLPMITFGSGSHRCLGEHMAMVEATVMLGMLLRYFDWELVNGRSSVEELQQNLLIYPSDGMPVRFQARPTC, via the coding sequence ATGTTCCAAGAGATTGCTGCTCAGATTGCTATTTCCCCCTCCTTGCCCTATTTAGCCACAGCCCTAGGGATTACTAGCATAGCGGGACTACTGGGCTGGCGCTGGTGGCAACGCAAAAATACTTACAAATCTCTAGAGTTACTGCCCTGTCCTCCCAAACACTGGCTATTGGGAAATATTCCTCAGGTATTAGCAGCAGTTAAACAGAAGAAATTCTTCCAATTATTGTTTGATTGGAGCAAGCAGCTAGGCCCGATTTATGTTTTATGGATCGACCCTCCAATTCTGGTTTTGAGTCAACCAAAGGTGATAGAAAACACCATTGTGAATGGCATCAAAGATGGCAGCTTGGTTAGGTCTAAGCAATCGCGCCAAGTTTTGAACGACCTTGGTGGTGCTCCCGTTATGATCGGGGAAAACGGGAGTGAGTGGCAGTGGCGACGCCAGACTTGGAATCGGGAATTCAATTCCAGTGGTCTGTCCAAATACTTTGAGATTATTAACCAAGCCTGCGAACAAGTAATCGCCAAACTTCACCAAGATGCACCGCAAACAGAGGTAAAGGTCGATTTCCTGTTTGTGGAACTAACGATGAGGGTGATTTTCTGTTTAGTGCTCGGAATTCCTGTGGATGGAAAATCCTCTAGTTCTGAAGGTCCACCTCTCGATATTCTTAAGGCTTACGAGGCGATGTCTATTTTTGGATATCGGGTTCTACGGTTATTCAGTGGGGAGAAGATATGGATGAAATATTTGCCCACTAAGGCTTCACGAGATTACTGGAGAGCAATGGCATATTTAGAGGGTGTGATTGGTCCGAGAGTGGACTTAGCCTTGAAGATGAGAGCACAAAACCCGACTAATTGGGGGCAGGTAAGTCCAATGTTCCAGGAATCGATGTTAGTGAAAATAGCGGCTAAGGAACAAAAATACACTCGGAAAACACTGATAGCAGAAGCGATTGAACTCTTGGCTGCTGGTACTGATACCACAGCTCATACTTTATCCTTTGCAGTAGGAGAGTTAGCTTTAAATCCCAGGGTTTTTCAGAAAGCACAAGCTGTGGTTGACCAGAGTTGGCAAAGTAATGGTGGTATTAATACAGAAAGTCTGAAGAAATTGAATTACATTAGTGGCATTATCAAAGAAACTTTGCGCCTTTATTCCGTCGCCTCAGGTTCCACTTCCTTGGAGGCTGAACGTGATACCGTAATTGAGGGCAACTTGATTCCTCGTGGCACGATTATCTCCTGGTCAATACTTGGTGCTGGGCGAGACCCAGAGGTCTATAGCAATCCCAAGGAATTTTGGCCAGAGCGTTGGTTAGACCAGGGCAAGGGCAGCAGCCCACTTCCAATGATAACCTTTGGCTCAGGTTCTCATCGTTGCTTGGGAGAGCATATGGCCATGGTGGAAGCAACGGTAATGCTAGGAATGCTGCTCCGTTATTTTGACTGGGAGTTGGTCAATGGTCGTTCATCTGTTGAAGAGTTACAACAGAACCTTTTGATTTATCCGTCTGATGGAATGCCAGTGCGTTTTCAGGCTAGACCAACCTGCTGA
- a CDS encoding STAS domain-containing protein yields the protein MSSVVKVVQPTGILDGTKAGDFRQEVAELVQSNADIILINFQDVTFMDSSGLGALVLALKTIRAAGSKMYICSVNEQIKMLFELTSMDRVFEIFSTREDFESEVLSTR from the coding sequence ATGAGTAGTGTTGTTAAAGTCGTTCAACCCACAGGCATTCTAGATGGTACAAAAGCTGGCGATTTTCGTCAAGAGGTTGCTGAGCTGGTGCAATCTAACGCAGATATTATTTTGATTAATTTTCAAGATGTTACTTTTATGGATAGTTCTGGTTTGGGAGCGTTGGTACTTGCTCTGAAAACTATTCGTGCTGCTGGGAGCAAGATGTATATCTGCTCAGTTAATGAGCAAATCAAAATGTTATTTGAACTGACCAGCATGGACAGAGTTTTTGAAATCTTTTCTACACGAGAAGATTTTGAAAGCGAGGTGCTTTCTACAAGATAA
- a CDS encoding aminotransferase class I/II-fold pyridoxal phosphate-dependent enzyme — protein sequence MKSRSTEEYELFRKLKRYQGQLDLGHSDAPEYKKKDLMVEMENLYASYPAQYLVDSHKVTVPESLAHLGAEKIFGLIPSFPKIDPKSVVIFPKTSTILVKMSILASKYRLLQQMGGNVKPITVIYPEGNFRYNHNIDIFCGTTRHLVEVCPSSFKIKPDKLEEVICTAKNNGYLIAALILETPNNPWCQIYSRDELKELAEVAHQHNILIINDMYFSGTEAIENDQVSVASVSSCSDLVITTCGMRRQFGIDGIGKVGFLTSQNEALVKEIKRFVVAAHIRYTNAEVLTASWALNKRDLTDREELRKELEILRANAEALLMNSDLFAMGMKIIKSSCAGPFVNIGFNSELESRMKILGIADSYNLGEYFSQIGKVTLLPLSSMFTKKIGFRVNVTNISEYKAGLACMQATIEKINKGVSYLSLETEINQEYEILRQGYRPWEGI from the coding sequence ATGAAATCACGTTCAACAGAAGAGTATGAATTATTTAGAAAACTTAAACGCTATCAAGGTCAGCTTGATCTGGGTCATTCAGATGCCCCTGAATATAAGAAGAAAGATCTAATGGTAGAAATGGAGAATTTATATGCATCTTACCCTGCCCAGTATTTAGTCGATTCTCATAAGGTAACTGTGCCAGAAAGTCTTGCTCATCTAGGTGCAGAAAAGATTTTTGGACTAATTCCATCTTTTCCTAAAATTGATCCGAAGTCAGTAGTTATTTTCCCTAAGACTTCAACAATTCTTGTTAAAATGTCGATTTTAGCATCCAAATATAGATTATTACAACAAATGGGAGGAAATGTTAAACCTATTACAGTCATTTATCCAGAAGGTAACTTTCGCTACAACCATAATATAGATATATTTTGTGGCACTACTCGGCATTTAGTAGAAGTTTGTCCTTCGAGTTTTAAGATTAAGCCAGACAAATTGGAAGAAGTCATTTGTACTGCAAAAAATAATGGATATCTAATTGCTGCTTTGATACTGGAAACCCCTAATAATCCCTGGTGCCAAATTTATAGTCGAGATGAGTTAAAAGAATTAGCAGAGGTCGCCCATCAACATAATATTCTAATCATTAATGATATGTATTTTTCAGGAACTGAAGCAATAGAAAATGACCAAGTTTCAGTGGCTAGTGTGAGTAGTTGCTCAGATTTAGTTATCACAACCTGTGGAATGCGAAGACAATTTGGAATTGACGGTATTGGCAAAGTAGGTTTTTTGACGAGTCAGAATGAGGCGCTTGTGAAGGAAATTAAGCGCTTTGTTGTTGCAGCACATATTCGTTACACCAATGCCGAGGTACTTACAGCTTCTTGGGCTCTAAACAAAAGAGACTTGACTGATCGTGAAGAATTGAGAAAAGAGTTAGAGATATTGAGGGCTAATGCTGAAGCTTTGCTGATGAATTCTGATTTATTTGCTATGGGAATGAAGATTATAAAGAGCAGCTGTGCAGGGCCTTTTGTCAATATTGGGTTTAACTCAGAACTAGAATCTAGGATGAAGATTTTAGGGATAGCGGATAGTTATAATTTGGGTGAATATTTTTCTCAAATTGGAAAGGTTACACTTTTACCTTTAAGCTCAATGTTTACAAAGAAAATTGGCTTTCGGGTAAACGTGACAAATATTTCGGAGTATAAAGCAGGATTAGCCTGTATGCAGGCTACCATTGAAAAGATTAACAAAGGAGTTTCTTATCTTTCTTTAGAGACAGAAATAAATCAAGAATATGAGATTTTGAGACAAGGTTATCGTCCTTGGGAAGGTATCTAG
- a CDS encoding ATP-binding protein, with product MKTSIQEFPSELKALENALGWFDQFKPSYVRQKVWLQCQLALAEGFTNAVRHAHKDLPEEVSIDVEVTLFPQRLELRIWDQGPPFDLEQQLRDLKQQMNPQSGGGRGIAILHKIADHLSYTRTDDNRNCLLIVKCYQELGKRDLQTFCKENVNESRLPIVRPMD from the coding sequence TTGAAAACATCTATCCAAGAATTTCCTAGCGAGCTTAAGGCGTTAGAAAACGCTTTGGGATGGTTTGACCAGTTCAAACCATCGTATGTTCGCCAAAAAGTCTGGTTGCAGTGCCAATTAGCTCTCGCTGAAGGATTTACCAATGCCGTTCGTCATGCTCACAAAGATTTGCCAGAAGAAGTTTCCATTGATGTCGAAGTTACTTTATTCCCCCAGCGCTTAGAGTTACGCATCTGGGATCAAGGCCCTCCCTTTGATTTAGAACAGCAGCTGAGAGACCTCAAGCAGCAAATGAACCCTCAATCTGGTGGTGGACGTGGCATCGCTATACTACACAAAATCGCTGATCATCTCAGCTATACCCGTACCGATGACAACCGGAACTGTTTGTTAATTGTGAAGTGTTATCAGGAATTGGGAAAGAGGGATTTACAGACTTTTTGTAAAGAAAATGTTAACGAGTCTCGATTACCAATTGTCAGACCGATGGATTAG
- a CDS encoding SpoIIE family protein phosphatase — protein sequence MNQILIIDDDPAMQMLLKRTLCQQGYEVAVASNGEEGLVQVQKLRPALVICDWIMPGMNGLDVCRQLKVTPGLSTTIFILVTSRNSIEDRVEGLDAGADDFLCKPIEIAELNARVRAGLRLHQLSHDLQHQKQLLEGELAEAAEYVSSILPDRMIKPSVTIDTRFIPSRKLGGDGFDYYWLDSEHLAIYLLDAAGHGLRAALPTLSVLNLLRSRALKSINYYQPSDVLRGLNQTFQITERNDKYFTVWYGVYNQVKRQLVYASAGHPPAILIAQTHGSLMEVQRLKTPGLPVGMFPDADYIDQCCEITESSTLYIFSDGIYEINQSNGNVWGLEPFIRLLAECKQNHNGACHLDLILKSLEAVNPKHYFDDDLSLLEINFV from the coding sequence ATGAACCAAATTCTGATTATTGATGATGATCCAGCCATGCAAATGTTACTGAAACGGACCCTTTGCCAGCAGGGTTATGAGGTAGCTGTAGCTAGCAACGGCGAAGAAGGTTTGGTGCAGGTACAAAAGTTACGTCCAGCGCTAGTCATTTGCGATTGGATTATGCCCGGTATGAATGGATTGGACGTCTGTCGTCAACTCAAGGTAACGCCGGGACTCTCAACCACCATATTTATTCTGGTGACATCTCGAAATTCCATTGAAGACCGGGTAGAGGGGTTAGATGCTGGAGCAGATGACTTTCTGTGTAAGCCGATCGAAATAGCAGAGTTGAACGCACGAGTCAGGGCTGGCTTGAGGTTACACCAACTAAGTCATGATTTGCAGCACCAAAAGCAGTTGTTGGAGGGAGAATTAGCAGAGGCAGCAGAGTATGTTAGTTCGATTCTTCCAGACCGGATGATCAAACCATCGGTGACCATTGACACCCGATTTATTCCCTCCCGGAAACTGGGGGGTGATGGCTTTGACTATTATTGGCTAGACTCAGAGCATTTAGCAATTTATCTGCTGGATGCTGCTGGACATGGCTTACGAGCTGCCTTGCCCACACTTTCAGTGCTAAATTTACTCAGGTCGCGGGCTCTAAAGTCGATTAACTACTATCAACCTAGTGATGTTCTACGAGGGTTGAACCAAACCTTCCAGATCACTGAGCGAAATGATAAGTACTTCACGGTCTGGTATGGGGTATATAACCAGGTCAAGCGTCAACTGGTCTATGCTAGTGCAGGACATCCACCAGCAATATTAATTGCTCAGACCCATGGTTCCTTGATGGAAGTACAACGTCTAAAAACCCCTGGCTTACCCGTTGGTATGTTCCCAGATGCCGATTACATTGATCAGTGCTGTGAAATTACTGAATCGAGCACCCTATATATATTCAGCGATGGGATTTACGAGATTAACCAATCCAATGGGAACGTTTGGGGACTTGAGCCCTTCATCAGGTTACTGGCAGAGTGTAAGCAAAATCACAATGGTGCTTGTCACCTAGATTTGATTTTGAAATCTCTGGAAGCCGTGAACCCTAAACACTATTTTGATGATGATTTATCGTTACTGGAAATCAATTTTGTATGA
- a CDS encoding EF-hand domain-containing protein, translating into MSPQEFLSSSVWVTKMKTYFKLMDVDKNGVLTLSDYEEIAERMIQLQSDPSRSEEIRGMCRSLFQYFVAGGAPIDSYTQINEDEFIPNAAKTVSLIQLPDKVREVAKHKNELFFDLIDTNHSGKISREEYRKYLQVYCGEDKPEAADQAFDSIDLDGSGSISRAEFVESHRVYWFEHTSNQSNSPLPYGVLVDQ; encoded by the coding sequence ATGTCTCCACAAGAGTTTTTGTCATCCAGTGTTTGGGTTACCAAGATGAAGACTTACTTCAAGCTTATGGATGTTGACAAAAATGGGGTCTTGACCCTATCCGACTACGAAGAGATCGCGGAGCGCATGATCCAACTTCAAAGTGATCCATCAAGATCTGAAGAAATTCGTGGGATGTGCCGCTCTCTGTTTCAGTATTTTGTCGCCGGAGGAGCTCCCATTGATAGTTACACTCAGATTAACGAAGATGAGTTCATCCCCAACGCTGCCAAGACTGTATCGTTGATTCAATTGCCAGATAAAGTACGGGAAGTAGCTAAACACAAAAACGAACTCTTCTTCGATCTGATCGACACCAATCACTCTGGAAAGATATCCCGTGAAGAGTACCGTAAATACCTGCAAGTATACTGCGGGGAAGATAAACCTGAGGCCGCCGACCAGGCTTTCGACAGCATTGACTTAGATGGGTCCGGTTCCATCAGCCGCGCTGAGTTCGTCGAAAGTCATAGAGTCTACTGGTTTGAACACACCAGCAACCAAAGCAACTCTCCCCTTCCCTATGGGGTATTGGTCGATCAATAG
- a CDS encoding phosphoketolase, whose translation MTVGSRVPTFCQGIQYFGNTIPGFDAAFDQYGQQPAIAKRDVPSIALGQNAIASPDDPAAVFQTLLAADALRYLTLHITASKASGHPGGFASIADGIAALVMLGYKNIITEVGHHAPGFYSNMFLDGSLEEMGIKTVEQMGERFREMHGLLGHLSGQIPGLLNPAGPLGQGQHFAMAGALLHPGVLFPVTIGDGGLGEPYVMSSFGHFSTAYPQVTNFLPILVWNGYSQEHHSMVSTKSNQEMIAYWQGNGFQEVILINAKDYDDADQPGEYVDSTEFSLQKRLVFTQGVLEATDKAAKSALSGKLTVLIVKQLKGAGVHKRGAKAHNLYPGDTLEKDYIVSALKARALPSQAWELVRKNFERSGGGPAAHTVVTEKEFPLPDLGELPLEEFVIDGEKKVATTAMGTIVAHVGQKDPNFIISNADGNAASGINNINQALKIIHPTPDETYFQGPKGQVYEPLSEDACAGLAVGLALFGARTLWCSYESFAINGLPIWQTVTQAMAELRRPTPSTITLFTAGALEQGRNGWTHQRPEIENYFAAMMRNGNIFPLFPCDANSIQVCYEWALSTKNKGITITASKSPLPVRTTFEQTRQALQDGAIVLHETKGSKTVVFAVIGDMSLIPVFDAASDLENQGIGVRIVSVISPRRLYRPDDTAWKTCTAADGGFLDDQGFEQLFGGDGLIGVTGGTSAMLEPIMLRSTCKRDVVAWKRGETAGSAGQIMAFNGLTAEALAKRATELVS comes from the coding sequence ATGACAGTTGGTAGCAGGGTTCCGACATTCTGTCAAGGAATTCAGTATTTTGGCAACACCATACCGGGTTTTGATGCGGCTTTTGACCAATACGGGCAACAACCAGCGATCGCGAAGCGTGACGTTCCGTCAATCGCGTTGGGGCAAAATGCCATCGCATCTCCTGATGATCCAGCAGCTGTCTTCCAGACCTTACTGGCTGCTGATGCCCTACGCTACCTAACCCTGCACATCACTGCTAGTAAAGCGTCTGGTCATCCAGGGGGATTTGCCAGCATTGCGGACGGGATTGCAGCTTTGGTCATGCTGGGTTACAAAAACATTATTACTGAAGTGGGACACCATGCCCCTGGATTCTACAGTAACATGTTTCTGGATGGCTCCCTAGAGGAGATGGGTATTAAGACTGTAGAACAGATGGGGGAACGCTTCCGAGAAATGCACGGACTGCTCGGACACCTTTCTGGTCAAATTCCTGGACTCCTCAATCCGGCTGGTCCCCTCGGACAAGGGCAACACTTTGCCATGGCCGGGGCTTTGCTTCATCCAGGGGTACTATTCCCAGTTACCATTGGGGATGGGGGCTTGGGTGAACCTTATGTGATGAGCAGTTTTGGTCACTTCTCTACAGCCTATCCCCAGGTGACTAATTTTCTGCCCATCTTAGTGTGGAATGGTTACAGCCAGGAACACCATAGTATGGTTTCCACAAAGTCCAATCAAGAGATGATTGCATACTGGCAGGGCAATGGTTTCCAAGAAGTTATCTTAATCAATGCTAAGGATTACGATGATGCTGACCAACCTGGTGAGTATGTGGATAGCACTGAGTTTTCTTTGCAGAAGCGATTGGTATTTACCCAAGGGGTTTTGGAAGCTACGGATAAAGCGGCTAAATCAGCCTTGAGTGGTAAGTTAACGGTGCTGATTGTTAAACAACTCAAAGGAGCGGGAGTCCACAAACGGGGAGCCAAAGCTCACAATCTCTACCCAGGAGATACCCTGGAAAAAGATTATATTGTTAGTGCCCTTAAAGCTCGGGCGTTACCGTCTCAAGCCTGGGAATTAGTCAGGAAAAATTTTGAGCGTTCTGGAGGAGGGCCAGCCGCCCATACTGTAGTCACAGAAAAGGAATTTCCTTTGCCAGATTTAGGTGAATTACCTTTAGAGGAATTTGTGATTGACGGAGAGAAGAAAGTAGCGACTACAGCTATGGGAACGATAGTTGCTCATGTGGGGCAAAAAGACCCTAATTTTATTATCTCCAATGCTGATGGCAATGCTGCTTCTGGAATTAATAATATTAACCAAGCCTTAAAAATTATCCACCCTACCCCTGATGAAACGTACTTCCAAGGACCAAAAGGTCAGGTGTACGAACCTTTGAGTGAAGATGCTTGTGCTGGATTAGCGGTAGGGTTAGCCTTGTTTGGAGCTCGTACTCTGTGGTGTTCTTATGAATCTTTTGCTATTAATGGGTTACCCATTTGGCAAACCGTTACCCAAGCGATGGCAGAATTGCGACGTCCTACTCCCTCTACCATTACATTATTTACCGCTGGGGCACTGGAGCAAGGACGCAATGGTTGGACTCACCAGCGTCCTGAAATTGAAAATTACTTTGCTGCTATGATGCGCAATGGCAATATTTTCCCCTTGTTTCCCTGTGATGCTAATAGTATCCAAGTGTGTTATGAGTGGGCGCTGAGTACTAAGAATAAAGGAATTACGATTACTGCCAGTAAGTCACCCTTACCGGTGCGCACGACCTTTGAGCAAACCCGTCAAGCATTGCAAGATGGTGCAATAGTATTGCATGAAACTAAGGGCAGTAAAACCGTTGTGTTTGCGGTGATTGGGGATATGAGCCTGATCCCAGTGTTTGATGCTGCTTCGGATTTGGAAAACCAAGGGATTGGGGTGCGGATTGTTTCGGTAATCAGTCCCCGCCGCTTGTACCGTCCTGATGATACGGCTTGGAAAACCTGTACTGCAGCTGATGGCGGTTTCTTGGATGATCAGGGGTTTGAACAGCTGTTTGGTGGGGATGGGTTGATTGGTGTTACTGGTGGTACCAGTGCCATGCTGGAACCGATTATGTTACGTAGTACTTGCAAACGGGATGTGGTGGCTTGGAAGCGGGGTGAAACTGCTGGCAGTGCTGGTCAAATTATGGCGTTTAATGGTTTGACTGCTGAGGCTTTGGCTAAACGAGCCACTGAGTTAGTTAGTTAA
- a CDS encoding cupin domain-containing protein: protein MNKHDLIQKLGMEMHPEGGYFTETYRSNTIIETDREGQQRAVLTSIYYLLTDDRPIDHFHINKSDIMHYFHAGSPVIYLVLHPNGTLQKFKLGMNLANGETPQLLVPGGYWKAAFLEDGEFGLLGEAVAPGFEYRDMKIAEPDAFRQEFPHLWDQLAPYVKQ, encoded by the coding sequence ATGAACAAACATGACCTCATCCAAAAGTTGGGCATGGAAATGCATCCTGAGGGAGGCTATTTTACCGAAACTTATCGTTCCAACACGATTATTGAAACTGATAGAGAGGGGCAGCAACGGGCAGTGCTGACTTCTATATATTATCTTCTTACAGATGATCGTCCTATTGATCACTTTCACATCAATAAGTCTGACATTATGCACTACTTCCATGCAGGCTCTCCGGTGATCTATCTAGTCCTTCATCCCAACGGAACCTTGCAAAAGTTTAAACTAGGGATGAATCTGGCCAACGGAGAAACGCCCCAACTCCTTGTTCCTGGTGGCTACTGGAAAGCTGCATTCCTGGAAGATGGCGAATTTGGACTCCTTGGGGAAGCCGTTGCACCAGGCTTTGAATACCGTGATATGAAGATTGCTGAGCCTGATGCTTTCCGCCAGGAATTTCCTCACCTCTGGGATCAGCTAGCCCCCTATGTTAAGCAGTAA
- a CDS encoding Uma2 family endonuclease, whose protein sequence is MTTVLNLEPITTLTREQFYRLCEANPDLQLERSPQGKLIIMAPLGGESGRIEANLIGDLIIWNRQTRLGVVFSSQTVFSLPGGGDRSPDVAWVALERWKALSQTEREGFPPICPDFVIELRSRTDRLKPLQEKMQEYLASGLRLGWLINPQDKLVEIYLANQPVEVVAMPVMLTGNEVLPGFSLELIMKNEE, encoded by the coding sequence ATGACAACAGTATTAAATCTAGAGCCCATTACCACTCTGACCAGAGAGCAGTTTTATCGCTTGTGTGAGGCTAATCCTGATTTACAGCTTGAACGTTCACCCCAAGGTAAATTAATTATTATGGCTCCTTTAGGCGGAGAAAGTGGAAGGATTGAGGCGAATCTGATTGGTGATCTAATTATTTGGAATCGTCAGACTCGGTTGGGGGTTGTCTTTAGTTCTCAGACTGTGTTTAGTTTACCAGGTGGTGGCGATCGCTCTCCGGATGTAGCTTGGGTAGCCCTGGAACGATGGAAAGCATTGAGTCAAACAGAAAGAGAAGGTTTTCCACCGATTTGTCCCGATTTTGTGATTGAGTTGCGCTCACGGACAGATCGATTAAAGCCCCTACAGGAGAAAATGCAAGAGTATCTAGCCAGTGGCTTGCGTTTGGGTTGGTTGATTAATCCCCAGGATAAACTGGTAGAAATTTATCTGGCAAATCAACCTGTGGAAGTAGTAGCAATGCCTGTAATGTTAACAGGAAATGAGGTGTTACCGGGGTTTAGTTTAGAATTGATAATGAAGAATGAAGAATGA
- a CDS encoding cytochrome P450, whose translation MNKLPDGPQIPEWLQLIYWVADPLKYLDQCVERYGDTFTIRLSGLGQLVILSHPQAIQELLTAPPSQFKSGERNKLLRPLLGETSMTLLDGQPHQRQRKLLIPPFHGERINSYSQLICDITQQVASQWVIGKGFTARSAMQDITMQVIMEGVFGLGEGARYQKLKLLLAAMLDVTASPLRSSLLYFKFLQRDLGPRSPWGKIVRRRQQIYNLLQAEINQRREQPELMGNDILSLMMSARDENGELMSDQELQDQLMTLLFAGHETTATALAWAFYWIHRLPTVRQKLLEEIDSLGDHPDPMAIAQLPYLTAVAYETLRIYPVGFLIFTRITTAPITIMGHHYQANTGLVASPYLTHRREDLYPDSDQFKPERFLERQYSAYEYFPFGGGNRRCIGATLAMLEMKLVLAKVLSGYHLALAEDKIIKPARRGLVIAPENGVPMVMTGQRVAKDSPKPATVNSI comes from the coding sequence GTGAATAAATTGCCTGATGGTCCTCAAATCCCTGAGTGGTTACAGTTAATCTATTGGGTTGCTGACCCTCTGAAGTATTTGGATCAGTGTGTAGAACGCTATGGAGATACATTTACTATACGCCTAAGTGGTTTGGGACAGTTAGTCATCCTCAGCCATCCCCAAGCAATTCAGGAACTCTTGACCGCTCCTCCTAGCCAGTTTAAGTCTGGTGAACGAAATAAGCTGCTACGACCCTTGCTGGGGGAAACCTCAATGACTTTACTCGATGGTCAACCCCACCAGCGGCAGCGTAAACTCTTGATTCCTCCCTTTCATGGGGAACGAATTAATTCCTACAGTCAATTGATTTGTGATATTACCCAGCAAGTAGCGAGTCAGTGGGTAATCGGTAAAGGGTTTACTGCCCGTAGTGCCATGCAAGACATTACCATGCAGGTAATCATGGAGGGAGTTTTCGGTCTCGGTGAGGGAGCCCGTTACCAAAAACTCAAGCTACTGCTGGCAGCGATGCTAGATGTGACTGCTTCCCCGCTGCGCTCTAGTCTGCTGTATTTTAAGTTCCTGCAACGAGATTTAGGACCAAGGAGTCCTTGGGGCAAGATAGTGCGGCGTAGGCAGCAAATTTATAACCTCCTTCAGGCAGAGATTAATCAGCGCCGAGAGCAACCCGAGCTAATGGGCAATGACATTCTCAGTTTAATGATGTCTGCTCGGGATGAAAATGGTGAGTTGATGAGTGATCAAGAGTTACAAGATCAGTTGATGACTCTCTTGTTTGCGGGTCATGAGACTACTGCAACCGCTTTAGCTTGGGCATTCTACTGGATTCATCGATTACCGACAGTGCGCCAAAAACTGCTAGAGGAAATTGATAGCTTAGGGGATCATCCAGACCCGATGGCCATTGCCCAACTGCCCTATCTCACAGCAGTAGCCTACGAAACCCTGCGGATTTACCCAGTGGGGTTTTTGATCTTCACCCGCATTACCACAGCCCCAATTACTATTATGGGTCACCACTATCAGGCCAATACTGGCCTTGTTGCCTCTCCCTATTTAACCCATCGTCGAGAAGACCTCTATCCAGACTCCGATCAGTTTAAACCAGAACGATTCCTTGAGCGTCAATACTCTGCCTATGAGTATTTTCCCTTTGGTGGTGGAAACCGACGCTGTATTGGTGCTACTTTGGCGATGTTAGAAATGAAACTGGTTTTGGCTAAGGTATTGTCTGGTTATCACTTAGCCTTAGCAGAAGACAAAATCATTAAACCAGCTCGTCGTGGATTAGTGATTGCTCCGGAAAATGGGGTTCCTATGGTGATGACAGGTCAACGTGTTGCGAAGGATTCACCAAAGCCTGCTACCGTAAATTCTATTTAG